In one window of Ruminococcus albus AD2013 DNA:
- a CDS encoding MATE family efflux transporter, with protein MSKRTMTEGTPWKHIISFALPVLAGSLLQQLYNTADSVIVGRNAGQSALSGVGTTGTFSFLFLAIAIGFSSGNSVVIAQHYGAGNEKAVRRTASTGIILLLALGIASSVIGIAVSEPALTHIVGVKPAYHDYAVQYFRWYCLGLIFQFGYNAFSSILRAVGDSKATLYFLLISSVLNIALDLLFVSVFKWGVFGAAIATDISQAGSFIAAYIYMIKKYPVFRFKLKEFVWDSKAAKRTVIVGTPIALQLVIVSIGLTLIQRAVNDFGENMTASFTVGSRIEMYLNLPCNAFQTTLATYTGQNYGAEKPERIKQGARQTILISVGITLVISAVIMLTAQNIIDLFKLNDAAAGYCIQHLRTIALVNVVLSVYIPLFGVFQGTNHSGMPTIVATCALSVRLIVTYLFRYSSFFGYTIIWWNGLFGFGTGCTITWLNYLNGWWLKGTKVHAEKISEKE; from the coding sequence ATGTCAAAAAGGACAATGACGGAGGGTACTCCGTGGAAACATATAATCAGCTTTGCCCTGCCCGTGCTGGCAGGATCGCTTTTACAGCAGCTATACAATACAGCCGATTCGGTAATAGTCGGCAGAAATGCAGGACAATCCGCACTTTCGGGAGTCGGAACTACGGGAACTTTCTCATTTCTTTTCCTTGCAATAGCGATAGGTTTCTCTTCGGGAAACAGTGTTGTAATAGCGCAGCACTACGGCGCGGGAAATGAAAAAGCTGTTCGTCGAACAGCTTCAACAGGTATAATTCTACTGCTCGCCCTTGGTATCGCATCATCGGTAATAGGGATAGCCGTCAGCGAACCCGCGCTGACCCATATTGTAGGGGTAAAACCTGCATATCACGACTATGCTGTGCAGTATTTCCGATGGTACTGCTTAGGACTTATCTTCCAGTTTGGCTACAATGCCTTTTCATCAATACTCAGGGCGGTGGGTGACAGCAAAGCCACCCTTTATTTTCTGCTGATTTCTTCTGTGCTGAACATCGCCCTTGACCTGCTTTTCGTAAGTGTATTCAAATGGGGAGTTTTCGGGGCAGCGATAGCTACGGATATATCCCAGGCAGGTTCATTCATCGCGGCATATATCTACATGATAAAAAAGTACCCTGTATTCCGTTTCAAACTTAAAGAATTCGTATGGGACAGCAAAGCCGCAAAAAGAACTGTCATAGTCGGTACCCCCATAGCACTTCAGCTTGTTATAGTTTCTATCGGTTTGACTTTGATCCAGCGTGCAGTCAATGATTTCGGAGAGAATATGACAGCATCGTTCACAGTAGGTTCCAGAATAGAAATGTATCTGAACCTCCCCTGCAACGCTTTTCAGACCACTCTTGCCACATACACGGGTCAGAATTACGGCGCGGAAAAACCCGAGCGAATCAAACAGGGTGCGCGTCAGACGATACTTATATCAGTCGGCATAACACTTGTTATCTCGGCAGTGATAATGCTTACTGCCCAAAACATCATAGACCTTTTCAAGCTGAACGATGCTGCTGCGGGCTACTGTATACAGCATCTGCGTACGATAGCACTGGTGAACGTAGTTCTTTCGGTGTATATCCCGCTTTTCGGAGTATTCCAAGGAACGAACCACAGCGGAATGCCTACTATTGTCGCCACCTGCGCACTTTCTGTCCGCTTGATAGTGACCTATCTTTTCAGGTACAGCAGCTTTTTCGGATACACCATAATCTGGTGGAACGGACTTTTCGGTTTCGGCACGGGCTGTACCATTACATGGCTAAACTATCTCAACGGATGGTGGCTCAAAGGCACTAAGGTGCACGCTGAAAAGATATCTGAAAAAGAATGA
- a CDS encoding TrpB-like pyridoxal phosphate-dependent enzyme, whose product MDKNIPYKTYLEESEMPKQWYNVRADMKNKPAPLLNPQTLKPMTAEELGVVFCDELVEQELNTTDAYIDIPEEIRDFYKMYRPSPLVRAYCLEKALGTPAKIYYKFEGNNTSGSHKLNSAIAQAYYAKKQGLKGVTTETGAGQWGTALSMACAYFGLDCKVYMVKVSYEQKPFRREVMRTYGASVTPSPSETTNVGRKILAEHPGTSGSLGCAISEAVEVAVGTEGYRYVLGSVLNQVLLHQSVIGLESLAAFEKLGEKPDIIIGCAGGGSNLGGLISPFMGQKLRGEADYRFIAVEPASCPSLTRGKYAYDYCDTGMVCPLAKMYTLGSGFIPSANHAGGLRYHGMSSTLSQLYDDKLMEAVSVEQTKVFEAAQQFARIEGILPAPESSHAIRVAIDEALKCKETGEEKTILFGLTGTGYFDMVAYQKFNDGVMTDYIPTDDDLAKGFAGLPKVD is encoded by the coding sequence ATGGATAAGAATATACCTTATAAAACATACCTTGAAGAAAGTGAGATGCCGAAGCAGTGGTACAACGTCAGGGCTGATATGAAGAACAAGCCCGCCCCCCTGCTGAACCCTCAGACACTCAAGCCGATGACAGCTGAAGAGCTGGGCGTAGTATTCTGCGATGAGCTCGTTGAACAGGAACTGAACACTACCGATGCTTATATCGATATTCCCGAGGAGATACGCGATTTTTACAAGATGTACAGACCCTCTCCTCTGGTAAGGGCTTACTGCCTCGAAAAAGCTCTGGGCACTCCCGCTAAGATATACTACAAGTTCGAGGGCAACAACACCTCGGGCAGCCATAAGCTCAACAGTGCCATTGCTCAGGCTTATTATGCTAAAAAGCAGGGTCTGAAAGGTGTTACAACAGAGACAGGCGCAGGTCAGTGGGGCACAGCACTTTCCATGGCTTGTGCATATTTCGGACTTGACTGCAAGGTATACATGGTAAAGGTAAGCTACGAGCAGAAGCCTTTCCGTCGCGAAGTTATGCGTACATACGGCGCATCTGTCACACCTTCGCCCTCTGAAACAACTAACGTCGGCAGAAAGATACTGGCAGAACACCCCGGTACATCAGGAAGCCTCGGCTGTGCTATATCCGAAGCAGTTGAAGTTGCTGTAGGTACAGAAGGCTACCGTTATGTTCTGGGCTCGGTACTCAATCAGGTACTGCTGCATCAGTCTGTAATTGGTCTTGAAAGCCTTGCTGCATTTGAAAAACTGGGCGAAAAGCCTGATATAATCATCGGCTGCGCAGGCGGCGGTTCAAACCTCGGCGGACTTATCTCACCTTTCATGGGTCAGAAGCTCCGCGGCGAAGCAGATTACCGCTTCATCGCAGTTGAACCTGCTTCATGCCCCAGCCTTACACGCGGCAAGTATGCTTACGACTACTGCGATACAGGTATGGTTTGCCCCCTGGCTAAGATGTACACTCTGGGCAGCGGATTCATCCCCTCTGCTAACCACGCAGGCGGTCTGAGATACCACGGCATGAGCAGCACACTTTCTCAGCTGTATGATGATAAGCTGATGGAAGCTGTATCCGTTGAGCAGACCAAGGTATTCGAGGCTGCACAGCAGTTCGCACGTATCGAGGGTATCCTCCCCGCACCTGAATCCAGCCATGCTATCCGTGTAGCTATCGATGAAGCACTCAAGTGCAAGGAAACAGGCGAAGAAAAGACAATTCTCTTCGGTCTGACAGGTACCGGCTACTTCGATATGGTCGCATACCAGAAATTCAACGACGGTGTGATGACTGACTATATCCCCACAGATGATGATCTGGCTAAGGGATTTGCAGGTCTTCCTAAAGTAGACTAA
- a CDS encoding clostripain-related cysteine peptidase — translation MKNKKFISAVTALMLTASLMAGCSDKPAEDSSPASDSSSAAATTTSADKETTPEETTSEEDTTDAETTEDENGMKVIDLSGGGAIADNMRMTSLSSVERGALRTSSNTRVNVGTSGKARKWSDKKKEAKKKLTIMVYIVGSDLESKQASKAATIDIGEMIYSGLDDKDVNLVAYCGGAQTWWIPGYPSGKNAYIEYKSKDADIQADNGAGINIYETDKKNMGKSDTFSDFLKDAPSKYPADNYALICWDHGGGPVLGYGSDELNVDSKTNLGDSLTLAEMKTALDKSDFKKNKLKFVGFDACVMSSIEIADLWQNYAEYLVASADTEPGCGWNYEFLKDVNGTTDTPKICKNIIKTYFDYLSEASVHCYIPDATLAAFDLSKTDKVKDAVGSVCKAMNDDLQNGDTRSYDKFLKGVHSYACYDLADLGTIVTSLSGAYANETKQLKSAMNDMLIDGTTTIANTCGMSVYFPLSNSTADLDTSMVILKYLGGIDYIRNTPINAEYEELMNTLLSETAGTGSSSASKPDSSSSKKDSSSSKTESSSSKKEESSSSKAESSSSKKEESSSSKAESSSSKKENSSSSKADSSSSRKDESSSKPDSSSVSTNTNPKLSKLDLEVVEKGAKSSNKDFKDDGYAYSQLPKEEMSNIRGVYYTVLKNLSLSEGKTNWAPYVIYIPAEIDDKGIAKMDLDPTMIGVVTDKEAEPNLCQTKYLGDGNYRSAGLLSATRDLSDEYMSVMVQSQVDKKGNASITGITTNQTTANGVPITSKDEIDLNEWLSFESPFVAYAPDKSNPRKHYSESGESTFGGQFSLLGDNFDVKACKPSEISGEYAVQMSVFTIDGKEYCSNIGSWTIKDGNTEKLKEQKVDNGVLKFAILDDHAELVKFEKSGKNETKKLTVPDKADGKKVTIVREGAFSGTNPEEIVFPDSVEYIGRLSSGVSTTKKITLPKKLKTISESMFSYYKDLESIEIPSTVESIGAFAFENTGLKEIKIPKNVASIGEGVFNGCKDLEKITVESGNKNYTADVNVLYTADKKNLIAFTGLSHEEFTVPEGVTEICRYAFTGCFEKELSFGKEDSDEKGLKKITFPKTLVKISDFAFEGCTGFDEITLPDSLEYLGSGAFGVSFMQTPTNEITLKFGPNVRRIRTCAFSGYKIKKIEVDKKNTCFKTDGKKLTSIDGSAVIALTRS, via the coding sequence ATGAAAAACAAAAAGTTCATCAGTGCGGTAACTGCACTGATGCTCACAGCCTCACTTATGGCAGGCTGCAGCGACAAACCGGCGGAGGATAGTTCCCCGGCTTCTGATAGTTCTTCCGCTGCCGCCACTACGACGTCTGCTGATAAAGAAACTACCCCGGAAGAAACCACATCTGAGGAAGATACTACCGACGCAGAGACCACCGAAGATGAAAACGGCATGAAAGTCATTGATCTTTCAGGCGGCGGTGCTATCGCCGATAACATGAGAATGACTTCCCTTTCATCCGTGGAAAGAGGCGCACTCAGAACTTCATCTAACACAAGGGTGAATGTCGGCACTTCGGGCAAAGCCAGAAAATGGTCCGATAAAAAGAAAGAAGCCAAGAAAAAGCTGACCATAATGGTATATATTGTAGGCTCTGACCTTGAAAGCAAACAGGCTTCAAAAGCCGCGACCATTGACATAGGCGAGATGATATACAGCGGTCTCGACGACAAGGACGTTAACCTTGTGGCATACTGCGGCGGCGCTCAAACCTGGTGGATACCCGGATACCCCTCAGGTAAGAACGCTTACATTGAGTACAAGTCCAAAGATGCTGATATACAGGCTGACAACGGTGCAGGTATAAACATCTACGAGACAGATAAGAAAAACATGGGCAAATCCGATACTTTCAGCGATTTCCTCAAAGATGCACCTTCAAAGTATCCTGCTGATAACTATGCGCTGATCTGCTGGGATCACGGCGGTGGACCTGTTCTGGGCTACGGTTCGGACGAACTGAATGTTGACAGCAAGACTAATCTCGGCGACAGCCTTACCCTTGCCGAGATGAAGACTGCTCTCGACAAGAGTGATTTCAAAAAAAACAAGCTGAAATTCGTTGGTTTTGACGCTTGTGTAATGTCCTCGATAGAGATAGCAGACCTATGGCAGAACTATGCTGAATATCTTGTAGCATCTGCTGATACGGAACCGGGCTGCGGCTGGAACTATGAGTTCCTCAAAGATGTAAACGGCACCACCGATACCCCAAAGATCTGCAAAAATATTATCAAGACCTACTTCGATTATCTGTCCGAAGCAAGCGTACACTGCTATATTCCCGATGCTACTCTGGCAGCCTTCGATCTTTCTAAGACTGATAAGGTAAAAGACGCTGTGGGCAGCGTATGCAAGGCGATGAATGATGATCTTCAAAACGGAGATACAAGATCCTACGACAAATTTCTCAAGGGTGTACACAGCTACGCCTGCTACGACCTTGCCGATCTGGGAACTATTGTGACTTCCCTTTCAGGCGCCTATGCCAATGAAACAAAGCAGCTGAAATCTGCAATGAATGATATGCTGATCGACGGTACTACCACCATCGCCAACACCTGCGGTATGTCGGTATATTTCCCGCTTTCAAACAGCACAGCCGATCTCGATACCAGCATGGTCATCCTGAAATATCTGGGCGGTATCGATTATATCAGAAATACTCCTATCAACGCTGAATACGAGGAACTTATGAACACTCTGCTTAGTGAGACAGCGGGCACCGGATCTTCTTCTGCTTCCAAACCCGACAGCAGCTCTTCTAAGAAAGACAGCAGCAGTTCCAAAACCGAGTCAAGCTCATCAAAGAAAGAAGAGAGCAGTTCTTCCAAGGCTGAGTCAAGCTCTTCCAAAAAAGAAGAAAGCAGTTCCTCCAAAGCTGAGTCAAGTTCTTCAAAGAAGGAGAACAGCAGTTCATCAAAGGCTGATTCAAGTTCTTCCAGGAAAGATGAAAGTTCTTCCAAACCAGATAGCAGCTCTGTAAGCACCAACACCAATCCAAAACTTTCAAAGCTCGATCTTGAAGTAGTTGAAAAGGGTGCTAAATCCTCCAACAAGGATTTCAAAGACGACGGCTACGCTTACTCACAGCTGCCCAAGGAAGAAATGAGCAATATCCGTGGTGTATACTACACCGTACTTAAAAATTTATCTCTCAGTGAAGGCAAAACAAACTGGGCTCCTTATGTGATCTACATACCAGCCGAGATCGATGACAAGGGCATTGCCAAGATGGATCTCGACCCGACAATGATCGGTGTTGTTACCGATAAGGAAGCAGAGCCAAACCTCTGCCAGACAAAGTATCTCGGTGACGGCAATTATCGCTCCGCAGGTCTGCTGAGTGCTACCCGCGATCTTTCGGATGAATATATGTCGGTAATGGTGCAGTCTCAAGTAGACAAAAAGGGCAATGCCTCTATCACCGGTATTACTACTAACCAGACAACCGCAAACGGCGTTCCCATAACTTCAAAGGACGAAATAGACCTGAACGAGTGGCTCTCATTTGAAAGCCCCTTCGTAGCCTATGCTCCTGACAAGAGCAATCCCCGCAAGCATTACAGCGAAAGCGGTGAAAGTACATTCGGCGGACAATTCAGCCTGCTGGGCGATAACTTCGATGTAAAAGCCTGCAAGCCCTCAGAGATTTCGGGCGAATACGCCGTACAGATGAGTGTATTCACCATCGATGGTAAAGAGTATTGCAGCAATATCGGCAGCTGGACCATAAAAGACGGCAACACAGAAAAGCTCAAAGAGCAAAAGGTGGATAACGGCGTACTGAAATTCGCTATACTTGACGACCATGCTGAGCTCGTAAAGTTTGAGAAATCTGGCAAGAACGAGACAAAGAAGCTGACTGTACCCGACAAGGCAGACGGAAAGAAAGTCACCATTGTACGTGAGGGCGCATTCTCAGGAACTAACCCCGAAGAGATAGTATTCCCTGATTCTGTTGAATATATCGGCAGACTTTCATCTGGCGTTTCCACCACAAAGAAGATCACTCTGCCCAAGAAGCTGAAAACAATTTCGGAATCCATGTTCAGCTACTATAAAGATCTTGAAAGCATTGAGATACCTTCAACTGTTGAAAGTATCGGCGCATTCGCTTTTGAAAATACAGGTCTTAAAGAGATCAAGATCCCGAAGAATGTTGCTTCTATCGGCGAAGGCGTGTTCAACGGATGTAAAGACCTTGAAAAGATCACTGTTGAGAGCGGCAACAAGAACTACACCGCAGATGTTAACGTTCTTTACACCGCTGACAAGAAAAATCTTATTGCCTTCACTGGTCTTTCCCATGAGGAATTCACAGTGCCCGAAGGCGTTACCGAGATTTGCAGATACGCATTTACGGGATGCTTTGAAAAGGAACTGAGCTTTGGTAAGGAAGACAGTGATGAAAAGGGTCTGAAAAAGATCACATTCCCGAAAACTCTTGTGAAGATCAGTGACTTTGCATTTGAGGGCTGTACAGGATTTGACGAGATAACTCTTCCCGACAGTCTGGAATATCTGGGTTCAGGTGCATTCGGTGTATCGTTCATGCAGACTCCCACAAACGAGATAACACTGAAATTCGGTCCGAATGTAAGAAGAATACGTACCTGCGCATTCTCAGGCTACAAGATAAAGAAGATAGAGGTTGACAAAAAGAACACCTGCTTCAAGACCGACGGCAAAAAACTGACGAGTATCGATGGTTCCGCAGTGATCGCACTTACAAGATCATAA
- a CDS encoding metallophosphoesterase family protein gives MRIIVFSDTHGNFAAMHKIIKRNGDADLFIFLGDGLSEFRKLKSHYLDNNMICVKGNCDFDKELPESMVYVLPDGKRMFLAHGDKWGVNFSVENIYEKAKEEECQFALFGHTHKRYYEQRGTMLILNPGSAGQPRDEKPPCYAWLDITPTGVIHNFVNL, from the coding sequence ATGAGGATCATTGTTTTTTCGGATACACACGGTAATTTTGCCGCTATGCATAAGATAATCAAGCGCAATGGTGACGCTGATCTGTTTATATTCCTGGGTGACGGTCTTTCGGAGTTCCGCAAGCTGAAATCTCATTATCTCGATAATAATATGATATGCGTCAAAGGCAATTGCGATTTTGATAAAGAGCTTCCCGAAAGCATGGTCTATGTTCTGCCCGACGGCAAGCGTATGTTCCTCGCACATGGTGATAAATGGGGCGTGAATTTCTCTGTTGAGAACATTTACGAGAAAGCCAAGGAGGAAGAATGTCAGTTCGCCCTTTTCGGACACACCCATAAGCGCTATTATGAACAGCGCGGTACTATGCTTATACTCAATCCCGGCAGTGCGGGTCAGCCCCGTGACGAAAAGCCGCCTTGTTATGCATGGCTTGATATAACTCCTACCGGAGTGATACATAATTTCGTTAATCTGTGA
- a CDS encoding DUF5662 family protein, whose product MDRATSEKALKHFRTVARHRHEVMKNCFRAGIPLQGLTHDLSKFSIEEFSYGVKYFQGNRSPHEGERDEYGFSYAWMHHKGRNKHHFEYWTDYDPVTRVMSPVKVPLKYVKEMFCDRVAASKIYMKDKYDDGSALAYFMKGKNTRMIHPETSALLEKLLVMLKNKGERRTFAYIRKLKDY is encoded by the coding sequence ATGGACCGTGCCACCAGTGAAAAAGCACTGAAACATTTCAGGACTGTTGCGCGTCACCGCCATGAAGTAATGAAGAACTGTTTCCGTGCAGGTATACCCTTACAAGGGCTGACTCACGATCTGTCAAAATTTTCTATAGAAGAATTCTCATATGGAGTTAAATATTTTCAGGGAAACCGCTCGCCTCACGAGGGAGAAAGGGATGAATATGGTTTCTCATACGCTTGGATGCACCATAAGGGCCGCAACAAGCATCATTTTGAGTACTGGACGGACTATGACCCTGTGACCAGGGTTATGAGCCCAGTTAAAGTGCCACTGAAATATGTCAAGGAGATGTTCTGTGACAGAGTGGCGGCAAGCAAGATATATATGAAAGATAAGTATGATGACGGTTCTGCGCTGGCATATTTTATGAAAGGCAAAAATACCCGTATGATACACCCCGAGACTTCCGCACTGCTGGAAAAACTTCTGGTGATGCTGAAAAATAAAGGAGAACGCCGCACTTTCGCATATATCAGAAAGCTCAAAGACTACTGA
- a CDS encoding TerD family protein, which produces MENTNLSGTQCKLITYKINEDVLAEVLANNGITSVGFESTSGVRTVRDEDGLIFAKEGGEADLPQMIFMAWSGSDPASLNADDRKLFDDMKCTLSTLGRADCFNYKIASPVDDTAESKLKAVADLFANTDIADKLDITVTRSSYSEGEQTSGAFGFERRSFKNGSQVYWQLNFVGDSYSADCAALLLKDGRLSITDRNDAEWEKGQAEEFMLSLNDASAIGGVTVLEKLSCKNLEKLTLLPVFLEISDGALTECPSLKEVDVLKKNIVLGRGFVGKDVVIGGCKGSTAEHYANTEGNEFLLLEESERKPMEIEIADEVCITADDFSVLRGEDKNRLTLNDVGFTPYEGCTDDFDCEIITMTSSEAAESGLTSQLCNFGQMIDTETVRNDRNGYIKATMMKSSSQQDIFSCVLEIDHAGNIICIHAEKQFSAADIEKDADKAMFARMKQLGESVRFGSKTEMCIAAVPQAVPAKTETAAEEISAVEPEISAEPLVEEISPIVPEPENIAEEPIAEETSEPEIIAAEPKVEEISVPEQECENSEEEPTAEEISAPEIEPEIIEAEPIVGEISDSEQEPEITAEESISEEVSVPEPEIMSAEPVTEEIPEVSAEVVGEQNDTSDDEIIDVAPDEIREHEDNGAVKLVSGARFDLNEYASQMLVIDMDYQAEDGLDIDGYVFLLNDSGKVRSDADLIFFGQKASVDRAVNNHPENTRMFTVELSKLDADITKLAVAFAIYGDKEGQEFCRVSKPTVHISCGGKELCSYEITGLDDERSVVAMEIYNKSGWKAKTIGRGFKLALQTLCGSYGVDVRQ; this is translated from the coding sequence ATGGAAAACACAAATCTTAGCGGAACACAGTGCAAACTTATCACATATAAAATAAACGAAGACGTTCTTGCAGAGGTTCTTGCTAATAACGGTATCACAAGTGTGGGATTTGAGAGCACATCGGGCGTAAGGACAGTCCGTGACGAGGACGGGCTTATATTTGCGAAAGAGGGCGGCGAGGCTGATCTTCCGCAGATGATCTTCATGGCGTGGTCGGGCAGTGATCCTGCATCGCTGAACGCTGATGACAGAAAGCTTTTTGACGATATGAAGTGTACTCTCAGTACACTGGGCAGGGCTGACTGCTTCAATTACAAAATAGCATCGCCGGTCGATGATACTGCCGAAAGCAAGCTGAAAGCCGTAGCTGATCTTTTTGCAAATACTGATATCGCGGATAAGCTGGATATCACGGTCACCCGCAGTTCCTATTCCGAGGGTGAACAGACTTCAGGCGCTTTCGGTTTTGAAAGAAGGAGCTTCAAAAACGGAAGTCAGGTCTACTGGCAGCTGAATTTTGTAGGTGACAGCTACAGTGCGGACTGTGCGGCATTGCTGCTGAAGGACGGCAGGCTTTCGATAACTGACAGGAACGACGCTGAATGGGAAAAAGGTCAGGCCGAAGAGTTCATGCTGTCACTTAATGATGCATCGGCGATCGGTGGTGTGACAGTGCTTGAAAAACTCAGCTGTAAAAATCTCGAAAAGCTGACACTTTTGCCTGTTTTTCTTGAGATCAGCGACGGTGCGCTGACGGAGTGTCCCTCTCTTAAAGAAGTTGATGTCCTCAAAAAGAACATCGTCCTCGGCAGAGGATTTGTCGGCAAAGACGTTGTTATAGGCGGCTGTAAGGGCAGTACTGCTGAGCACTATGCCAATACAGAGGGTAATGAGTTCCTGCTGCTGGAAGAATCCGAGCGCAAGCCTATGGAGATCGAGATAGCAGATGAAGTCTGCATAACTGCTGACGATTTCTCTGTTCTGCGCGGCGAGGATAAGAACAGACTCACGCTGAACGATGTGGGATTTACCCCATATGAAGGCTGTACCGACGATTTTGACTGCGAGATAATAACAATGACTTCATCCGAAGCAGCAGAATCGGGACTTACTTCACAGCTTTGTAATTTCGGACAAATGATAGATACCGAAACTGTCCGCAACGACAGGAACGGCTATATCAAAGCAACTATGATGAAAAGCTCATCTCAGCAGGATATTTTCAGCTGTGTTCTGGAGATCGACCATGCAGGCAATATCATCTGTATACACGCCGAGAAACAGTTCAGTGCAGCTGATATTGAAAAAGACGCTGATAAGGCGATGTTTGCACGTATGAAACAGCTGGGTGAGAGCGTTCGTTTCGGCAGTAAAACTGAAATGTGCATAGCCGCAGTTCCTCAGGCTGTACCCGCAAAGACTGAGACTGCTGCCGAAGAAATATCTGCCGTTGAACCCGAGATATCTGCGGAGCCATTGGTGGAGGAAATATCTCCCATCGTGCCTGAACCCGAGAACATAGCAGAAGAACCGATAGCCGAGGAAACTTCTGAACCCGAGATCATTGCGGCAGAGCCTAAAGTTGAAGAAATTTCAGTTCCTGAACAGGAATGCGAGAACTCAGAAGAAGAACCCACAGCTGAGGAAATTTCTGCACCCGAAATCGAGCCTGAAATCATTGAGGCGGAGCCAATAGTTGGAGAAATCTCAGATTCAGAACAGGAACCCGAGATTACAGCAGAAGAATCAATATCCGAGGAAGTATCTGTACCTGAACCCGAAATAATGTCGGCAGAGCCTGTGACTGAGGAGATACCCGAAGTGTCAGCCGAAGTCGTTGGAGAGCAGAATGATACTTCCGATGACGAGATCATCGACGTTGCACCTGATGAAATAAGGGAGCACGAAGATAATGGTGCTGTCAAGCTGGTCAGCGGTGCAAGATTTGATCTTAACGAATATGCTTCGCAGATGCTGGTGATCGATATGGATTATCAGGCTGAAGACGGACTGGACATCGACGGCTACGTATTCCTTCTGAATGACAGTGGTAAGGTAAGAAGCGATGCCGATCTTATATTCTTCGGACAGAAAGCATCTGTTGACAGAGCGGTGAACAATCATCCCGAGAATACAAGAATGTTCACGGTGGAGCTTTCAAAGCTCGATGCTGATATAACCAAGCTTGCAGTGGCTTTTGCCATCTACGGTGATAAGGAAGGTCAGGAGTTCTGCCGTGTAAGCAAGCCTACGGTGCATATAAGCTGCGGCGGCAAAGAGCTGTGCAGCTATGAAATAACGGGTCTTGACGATGAACGCTCCGTAGTAGCAATGGAGATCTACAACAAGAGCGGCTGGAAGGCAAAAACCATCGGTCGTGGATTCAAACTTGCCCTTCAAACTCTGTGCGGAAGCTACGGCGTTGATGTAAGACAGTGA
- a CDS encoding SDR family NAD(P)-dependent oxidoreductase yields MARTALVTGASSGIGREIARELDSRGFRVILTARREDRLRELADELLDSRVIVCDLSREDECKRLHEEVKGEKVTVLINNAGFGKLGDFDKIPLEDELRMIDTNVTAVHILTKLFLQDFKAADRGYILNVASSAGLMPGGPLMATYYATKAYVTSLTSAIHEELKMAGSRVKISALCPGPVDTEFNSVANAQFGVKSISAEYCAKRAVEGMFAGKMIIVPEKTLAFVTKAAHIPPRRLILAATGKLQSDKKV; encoded by the coding sequence ATGGCAAGGACAGCTTTAGTTACCGGTGCCAGTTCGGGCATTGGCAGAGAGATAGCAAGAGAACTCGACAGCAGAGGTTTCAGGGTTATACTGACAGCACGCCGTGAGGACAGACTTCGTGAACTTGCAGATGAACTTCTCGACAGCAGAGTGATAGTCTGCGATCTTTCACGCGAGGACGAATGTAAGCGTCTGCATGAAGAGGTCAAGGGTGAAAAAGTCACTGTTCTGATAAATAATGCAGGCTTCGGCAAACTCGGTGACTTTGATAAGATACCGTTAGAGGACGAACTACGCATGATAGATACTAATGTCACAGCGGTTCATATCCTGACAAAACTTTTTTTGCAGGATTTCAAGGCGGCTGACAGAGGATATATCCTCAATGTTGCGTCCTCGGCTGGACTTATGCCGGGCGGCCCGCTTATGGCGACATATTACGCAACAAAAGCCTATGTCACAAGCCTGACAAGTGCGATCCATGAGGAACTGAAAATGGCAGGCAGCCGTGTGAAGATATCAGCCCTTTGCCCGGGACCTGTTGACACCGAATTCAATTCCGTGGCGAATGCTCAGTTCGGTGTAAAGTCTATATCAGCCGAATATTGTGCAAAACGAGCGGTTGAGGGTATGTTTGCTGGAAAAATGATAATCGTACCCGAAAAGACCCTTGCCTTTGTCACTAAGGCAGCTCATATTCCCCCGCGCCGCCTTATACTTGCAGCGACAGGTAAACTTCAGTCAGATAAAAAGGTGTGA